In Gammaproteobacteria bacterium, one DNA window encodes the following:
- a CDS encoding AAA family ATPase gives MNLPALSKLTIEHLRGSVVPFSLYFEKGKKLTIVYGENGTGKTTICDALEFLAKGKIGSLEGRGLGNKTERYWPSIGKTSSDIAVTLQAGTSTCKATILKGKVIPQPDSLRPKVEILRRGQILRLLEAQPAERYTEISRFIDIAGVTNSEDSLKKLIDNLNATRDTAIAVVLANQTSITQFWEAAGKPGKSALSWAEAEVSRDLSSLTTAASTLAKLRGTYQKLSDYPNKFNEANSALTATQSELVIAERQLENAMLNATDGASELVGILEAATPFLAKHPHPVSCPLCESNENVANLQNTVTQRLAQFNALQVALRNKTSRDQNVQLAKERIATLQADMIRDGKNFEITRREITFPAEIKLPILAAPEKFDELASWLDDTSHLPALWIKCEGAWNEQSKFVATLAKALATYRKNVETQKELDDLLPKLRRAHAILVEERQAFTDCVLKMIAGEVGRLYEIVHPGEGLNKINLELEEGKRASLEVGASFAGKGNTPPQAYFSQSHLDTLGLCVFLALASLDDPENTILVLDDVLASVDEPHVDRLVEMLYTEAAKFRHCIITTHYRPWKQKLRWGWLRNGQCHFIELTRWTLDGGLTHIRSVPDIERLRSLLTEVPPDPQLVCAKAGVVLEATLNFLVELYECLLPKRANGLFTIGELLPALDKKLKQELKTIVTKKDASGVETSVTIILLPIFDELSRIAQARNVFGAHFNELSFELLEDDAITFGSRVLELVEAIADQENGWPRKEKNGSYWANANETRRLYPLKKPI, from the coding sequence GTGAATTTACCTGCCCTTAGCAAACTCACTATAGAGCACCTTCGTGGCTCGGTTGTGCCATTTAGCCTTTATTTTGAAAAAGGAAAGAAACTTACTATTGTTTATGGTGAGAATGGAACTGGAAAGACCACTATTTGCGATGCACTTGAATTCCTTGCCAAGGGTAAAATCGGCTCACTGGAGGGTCGTGGACTTGGCAATAAGACAGAACGCTACTGGCCATCAATCGGAAAAACATCATCAGACATTGCCGTAACATTGCAGGCAGGAACTTCGACTTGTAAAGCAACAATACTAAAGGGAAAAGTTATTCCTCAACCGGATAGCCTAAGACCAAAAGTGGAAATTCTCAGAAGAGGTCAGATTCTTCGTCTGCTTGAGGCACAACCAGCGGAACGATATACGGAGATAAGCCGATTTATCGACATCGCAGGAGTGACGAATTCTGAAGATTCATTGAAGAAATTAATTGACAATCTCAATGCTACCCGCGATACAGCTATTGCTGTTGTTCTCGCCAATCAGACATCTATCACTCAGTTTTGGGAAGCTGCCGGGAAACCAGGAAAAAGTGCATTAAGCTGGGCAGAAGCGGAGGTTAGTCGTGATTTGTCTTCTCTTACAACGGCGGCATCAACTCTTGCAAAGTTGCGAGGCACCTACCAGAAGTTGTCCGATTACCCCAATAAATTTAACGAAGCGAATTCTGCATTGACTGCGACTCAGAGTGAACTAGTGATAGCGGAACGACAACTTGAAAATGCTATGCTTAATGCGACAGATGGTGCTAGCGAGTTGGTTGGCATCTTGGAGGCAGCTACGCCATTCCTAGCCAAGCACCCCCATCCTGTGAGTTGTCCTTTATGTGAGAGCAACGAAAATGTAGCGAATTTACAAAATACTGTAACGCAGCGATTGGCTCAATTTAACGCATTACAGGTAGCACTTAGAAATAAAACGAGCCGTGATCAAAACGTTCAGCTTGCAAAAGAGAGAATCGCTACTTTGCAGGCTGATATGATCCGTGATGGTAAAAATTTTGAGATCACACGCAGGGAAATAACATTCCCTGCCGAAATAAAGTTGCCAATTCTAGCTGCACCTGAAAAATTTGATGAGCTTGCTTCGTGGCTGGATGATACATCACATCTACCCGCCCTCTGGATAAAATGCGAAGGCGCGTGGAATGAACAAAGTAAATTTGTTGCAACTCTTGCAAAAGCATTAGCTACCTATCGCAAGAATGTTGAAACTCAGAAGGAATTGGATGATCTACTCCCGAAACTGCGTCGCGCACACGCAATACTTGTTGAGGAGAGGCAAGCATTCACAGATTGCGTGCTAAAAATGATTGCAGGAGAAGTTGGTAGGCTCTATGAAATCGTCCATCCAGGCGAAGGCCTTAACAAAATCAATCTTGAACTTGAGGAAGGAAAGCGAGCATCGCTCGAGGTAGGCGCAAGTTTTGCAGGGAAAGGGAATACCCCTCCACAAGCGTACTTCAGTCAATCCCACTTGGACACACTCGGCTTGTGCGTTTTTCTTGCCCTGGCATCACTTGATGATCCCGAGAACACTATTCTTGTTCTCGACGATGTGCTTGCCAGTGTGGATGAGCCACACGTAGATAGGCTGGTAGAGATGCTTTACACAGAAGCTGCAAAGTTTAGGCATTGCATCATTACGACGCACTATCGCCCGTGGAAACAGAAGCTGCGATGGGGCTGGCTAAGAAATGGGCAGTGTCACTTCATTGAGTTGACGAGATGGACACTTGATGGTGGCCTTACTCATATCAGAAGTGTTCCCGATATTGAGAGGCTACGGAGTTTGTTGACAGAGGTACCGCCTGACCCTCAACTAGTGTGCGCCAAAGCTGGTGTTGTACTTGAAGCCACGCTCAATTTCTTAGTTGAATTATACGAATGCCTCTTGCCAAAGCGTGCAAATGGCCTTTTCACGATTGGTGAGCTATTGCCTGCGCTCGACAAAAAATTGAAGCAAGAACTTAAGACGATCGTGACAAAGAAAGATGCTTCAGGTGTAGAGACTTCGGTAACAATTATTCTCTTGCCAATTTTTGATGAGCTTAGCCGAATTGCGCAAGCCAGAAATGTATTTGGCGCGCACTTCAATGAACTATCCTTTGAATTGCTCGAAGATGATGCAATTACTTTCGGATCGCGAGTTCTTGAGTTAGTCGAAGCCATAGCGGATCAGGAAAACGGCTGGCCGCGTAAGGAAAAAAATGGAAGCTATTGGGCAAACGCAAACGAAACTCGCCGCCTATATCCATTAAAGAAGCCCATTTAG